The Brassica napus cultivar Da-Ae chromosome C1, Da-Ae, whole genome shotgun sequence DNA segment AAGTAGGGTTCTCTTGTTAAGGGAAGGTGATAGGAACTCAAAATATTTCCATGCATTGGTAAAGCAGAGAAGAGCAAAGAATAGGACAACACAACTTCTGGATGAAAATGGGAATGTTGTGGAAGATGAGGAAGGattagtagccattgctactagttaTTTCCGACAATGTTTGAATCATCCAACCCTGAGGATATAGCGGAAGCGTTATCTGCGATCTCACCTACGATTACTGGAGCAATAAACGAGGACTTGACTGCCCCAGTGACAGAGTGGGAGGTTAAATTAGCATTGTTTGCTATGCACCCAGAGAAAGCTCCAGGACCGGGTGGAATGACAGCTCTCTTCAATCAGAAGTTTTGGGATATTGTAAAAGATGACTTAAATCGTATGGTTAATCAGTTTCTTTTTGAGGGGACTATGGCTCAGGGCCTGAATGACACGAACATCTGTTTGATTCCTAAAACAACGAAGCCGAATGAGATGACATAGTTCAGACCTATTAGTCTATGTAATGTCAGCTATAAGATAAtatctaaggtcttatgccaaaGATTGAGGAAGGTTCTTCCACAGCTGATATCAGAGACCCAGTCAGCATTCGTCGCTGGTAGACAGATTACAGATAACATCATGATAGCTCAGGAGATGTTTCACGCTCTGAGAAATAAACCGGGAGGACGGGTTAAACGAATGGCCATAAAAACtgatatgagcaaagcatatgataggatggagTGGTCATTCATTGAGGCAGTCATGAGAAAGATGGGTTTTTCAGAATTGTGGATCGAATGGATTATGCGACGTATTACTTCGGTCACGTATAAAGTCCTCATGAATGGAGAACCGAGGGGAAACATTGTCCCTGGAAGAGGTTTacgacaaggagatcctttgtctcctttcatatttattctatgcacggaagcgctcgttagccttcttaatcaagcagagaatcaagggaagataacggggatgcgagCCGCTCGTGCTTGCCCCTCGGTatctcaccttctctttgctgatgatagccttttcttttgtaaggcggagccccgtgaatgtgaagaagttatgaaagtagtaaggaaatatgagaaagcatcaggtCAACGTATTAATTTTGACAAATCCTCATTACTCTTTGGTAAAAGGGTTCCAGCGAATGATAGGCAACAGATCAAGGATACTCTTGGTATACAAAATGAAGGCGGGATGGGCTCATACTTAGGAATCCCAGAGGACATCAGTGGATCAAAGTGTAAACTATTTGCTTTCTTAAAGGATAAGCTCCTACACAGAGTGAATGGCTGGACGGGTAGATGGTTATCGAAGGGAGGGAAGGAGGTTTTGATTAAATCAATATTGCTAGCCCTTCCGACCTATGTCATGTCCAGCTTTCTGCTTCCTTTGGAGATATGTGAGAACCTAGCAAGTGCCATTGCACAGTTCTGGTGGAGTTCGAACCCTCCGAAAAGTGGAATCCATTGGGAAAAATGGGGGAAGATGTGTGCACCTAGAGAGGAGGGAGGAATTGGGTTCCGTATGATCCATGAATTTAATTTAGCTCTTCTAGCTAAACAGCTATGGCGTCTTGTTAAATTTCCGGACTCGCTTGTAGCGAGAGTTCTACGGGGAAGATATTACCGTTTGAGTTCGCCGTTGCGAACGGGCACAGTGGATAACCCATCGTATGTATGGACAAGTATAACTGCTGCGAGGAAGCTGTTACTTTTGGGCATCAGAAGCAAAGTGCATTCAGGGTACGAAGTCAATGTGTGGGAGGATCGTTGGATTCCTTTGACACCAGCTAGTCCGGCACGGGCCCGGGCTCCAGCAGTGAACCCAAAGATGATCGTAAGTAGCCTTATCAATCCTGCTACAAATGAATGGGATGTTCGGATACTGGAACAATATGTTGATGAAGAGGATATCCCGATGATTATGAGTCTGGCCATAAGTCCTACTCATCGACGGGACACATTTTGCTGGAGTTACACGAAGAACGGACAATATACTGTTAAGTCGGGATATTGGGTTGCTACAAACTTGATGAGAGATGAGGAGGACTTAGAAATTCTACAACCCATCATTACaaaacttcaagcctttgcttggaaggtgAATGCGCCACAAAAGATAtgccatcttatatggcaattaatatCCGGACAGTTGGCTGTAACAAGGAATCTGGTACGCCGTAATATGCGCTGTGATAATTACTACCCAAGATGTGGAGCACCAGAAGAGACCGTTACTCATGCTATCTTCGAGTGCCCTCCGGCCTTACAAGCATGGGAATTATCATCTACCCCGACGAGTTCTGAAATCTTTCCGGTACCAAGTATTTATGCTAATATGGACTATCTTTTTTGGAGAAAGAATAGTACTTTGGAGCCTGATGATGATAGAGAtccttatccttggataatttggtacatctggaaagctaggaatgaCAAACTGTTTAGAGGTATAGACAGAGATCCATTGGAGCTAGTTAGGTATGCAGAGGGAGAGTGTCAAGCTTGGTATAATGCAAGAGAAACTATACCGAATCTGCCAAATGCACAGAATAATGAAGAAACACAAGTCTTAAGCTTGAGTaatatttgtatggtggatggttcatggacctccACAGCGCAGTTTTGTGGAATGGGATGGGTCTGGAAGGATACATTGGGGAAGATACAGCTCATGGGGTCAAGGAATTTGCGGAGGAGGGAGACATCACTACACTCGGAGCTGGAAGCGCTAAAGTGGGCAATGGAGAGTATGCTACAACACTCGACCTGTCAGAGGTTTGGGACAACATAAagtctttgtcttcttctctctgtCACATTGATTTGTTAAGAAGAAGAATGgcagagaagaaagaaaccCATGGCTATGGCGGAGATGGCAATGAAGTCTTCAGTAACTGCAAAACTCACTAttccttcttcttcgtcttgtAAGAAGAGAGTTAAGCAAATCTCTGTCGCACTTCCAACAACAACTTCAATCTCTCTGTTATCCGTCTTCTCATCTCCTCCTCCTGAAGCCAAAGCCGCTGTTTCCATTTCCAAGGACCAGATCGTCTCCTCTCTCACTGAAGTATACATCATAATCTGGCTTAGTTTCCCTCTTTTGAAAACTCTTTTTGCTTGACGAACTCTTTCTTTGTCTTAAAACAGGTGGAGAAGACAATCAACCAAGTTCAAGAAACAGGTTCGAGTGTTTTCGATGCAACGCAGCGTGTTTTCCAAGTAGTAGGAGACGCTCTTAAACCAGCCTTGGACACTGCTTTACCCATCGCGAAGCAAGCCGGGGAAGAGGCTTTGAAGATCGCCTCTCCTGCTTTCTCGGAGGCTTCGAAGAAAGCTCAAGAAGCAATGCAGAGCTCTGGTATTGATGCAGAGCCTGTCTTTAATGCTGCCAAGGtcagattattattttatcatttagaAAAAACTCAGCAACTCTTTACGTTTTGGTTGCAATGAATATAAGTTGTGGAGGGGTTTTGTGTGTGGGGATGTAGACAGTAACAGATGTGGCCCAACAGACAACAAAAGCTATTGAAGATGCTAGGCCCATTGCTTCATCGACTATGGAGACGATATCTGCAGCTGATCCTAGTGtcgttgttgttgctgctggcGCTGCGTTCATTGCTTACCTTCTCCTCCCACCTGTCTGGTCTGCGATATCTTTTAACTTCCGCGGTTACAAAGGTAAAAAAGTCTAAATAAACTTTATACATTTCATAACAGGTGTTTTTTTCGTGTTATTGGTTAAAACCTTATCACATGTGATGAAAATTGAGctgatttaattttaatgaatatgatgatttttttttgtgaattgtTTAATTAATAGAGATCTTGTTTGTATCTAATGAGTCTAATTCAAGTTGGCAAAAAAAGTTGAGAACTGATTATTGAGTTTTAACTCTGTGTATTGTGGTCTATGGGTTTAAGGTGACCTCACACCGGCTCAAACACTTGATCTTCTTTGTTCCAAGAACTACTTAATGGTGGATATAAGAtcagagaaagagaaggaaaaagCTGGGATTCCTCGTCTCCCTTCAAATGCTAAGAACAGTATGATCGCCATTCCGTACGTCTTTTGTCTAGGTTATGTTcttaaatatgttttcattaCAAGAatcaaccaaaaccaaaaaaaaaaacagaaaagtcATGTTTCTTATTCAAAATTATCAGATTAGAAGAGCTTCCGAACAAAGTAAAAGGAATAGTGAGGAACTAAAAACGTGTTGAAGCAGAAATAGCAGCGTTAAAGATATCTTACCTCAAGAGAATCAACAAAGGCTCTAATATCATCATCATGGACTCGTGAGTATATATCTCTGTTTTGACAAGAACTTTTGTGGAATATTTTTAGTTCATGTGATCTTCTTTATTGGTTTCGTAGGTACTCGGACTCGGCTAAAATTGTGGCGAAAACGTTAAAGGTTCTCGGGTTTAAGAACTGCTGGATCGTTACTGATGGATTTTCTGGTGGGAGAGGATGGTTGCAGAGCCGGTTAGGCACTGATTCTTACAACTTCTCCTTCGCACAGGTGTTGTCTCCATTGAGGATTATCCCGGCAGCTTCTAGGTTTGGTACTAGATCAGAAACCAAGTTCCTTCCTAGCTCCgactgaaaacaaagagaatgtATTGTATCATTAGCTAAAGAAGTGTTGTTTTTATATCTCAACTTTGAGAGATCTTTTGATAAGATTTTCGAATTATTATTTCTCTTTTACATTGATGATGATATGAAGTGGTACTTCAGGAAAATAAATCAAGTTGTACTTAAACTGAAGTAATAGCTACAGCTTGGAAAACTTGAAGATCATCAcctttgaaagaaagaaaatgatcgGATAAACAGAGATGACTGGGCCTATAGTCTAGTGCAGGAATAATTTGGGATAAAGTTGTAAACTTAGATACCTCAGGACTGTTGTTGTAGTTGTACATGACGCAACTAACCAAATCAATTATGGACTATCTGGTAGGTCTGGTGTGTGGCTCAGCTGTGTTCTTTAAGTGGTGGGTTTGCCCAATTGCCACCATCTTTCTGCCTAGTATCTATTTTTTCAAAAGTAGTATAAAAATAATGGATTAAGAAATATACTTGAACTCAAAAACTTTCTGCGATAAGAtaccttaaaataaaattttaaattttatatagctcgcaaaaaatatcttaaaattttaaatattgattttaaaaatagttaaaatttatgtatgcttataattttttaagtGCATATATTTAGTAAATTTCTGTCatattgttttagaaaataattatttctatgattttataatatgtGTCAATATTATGAGTTgctgtaacattttttttaaatagtttgttTAAAGTTaaccaaatatttattaaacttgTTCTTTGTactttctatttaaaattaaaattaacattttttgacatcattaaaaattaacatttatgTGGTCAtttaaatgataactaaattcTGACCCGCCCTTAAAAGAGcggatatatttttgttttacatattttttcaaagaaataatttttatgtGTCTTTTtacaatcatattttaattttcactgtaatatatttgtgtttttctttgtaattatatttatgcatttttaaaaaatatatatattaaaaaggttATTTCACCTTTGAAAGGGcggatattttttattttacatattttttataattttgtctttctttgtaatcatatttacatttttatttaaaagcaTATCTgtgtaaaatagttttaaaaattattaaaaatgatttcaCCTCTTTTTGTAATCTATGTGGATTTTTACTCTTTTCTGTAAcctatttgaatttttttatcgctatttttttgctaattatatattttttgtgtatGCTAAATTTTTTTACTACATTTGCTACAACTCATGtgaattttaaataactaaCCTATTTTATTGTCCACCCaaaatgacaaatatataaaagtcaACATGTATATGCACAATCATACAAATATAGTATGCAACCTTATTGGTTTTTGTAATAGAATCAATATTGACAATATagtatctattttattttcaaataaacatttttagttCCATAAATAGAAATTTGATAGGTTTTGGTTTAAAAACTATTTGGGTTGTTGTCAAgagagaaaaacaaatatttgggtttatatCTCTTTCTTATTaatagactctttcttattaataGAGAAGcaatttgaaaatataaccTTTGAAATGTAAGTTATTTACAAGGATGTCATGGTGAGGTGGCAGTTTCACAATCTTTCTCAGcctatataattaattatcctTAATTCACTAGAATATTTACGTCAAATGCCATTACCATCCAATTTTATACAATTGGCCCTTTTATATCAAAGTTACATTACATAAACATTAACATAGTAGTACGCAATACCAAAATACATATTACTCCATTTACGCATGCACTATGTTTCATCACAACCATATATCGGActgtaaaatatcaaatacacatatatttaGATTTACAAGAAACTATTTTCTcacattttatttgataaacCGATATCAAAACCAATACCATTTAACCATTTTAGACAAACACATGAGTTATCTACTTGCAAAATGAGTGTGTATGTTCTATTGTAATGGCTAAGTCTTCATCAtgatgttttaaataatttacggTTCGTCGTTGTAACAGCAATGCTACGGTTCACCTACTGACCTACATAATAACAATGAGCTCAGTCGAAATTAAAATATGGGGATAACAATTATTACCGCAAATCGATTGGGTAGAATTTAAACGATCGGATATAAATTTGGTAAACTATTATATGCGGATCCAAATAAGATAAGAATGTTTCTTGCCTAATTACTGGAACTATATGTCCCTTTGAATACGTTTGGTTGTGGCCATTTTTGATTATATTGAGAATATAAAATCAATGACCTATATATGGAAAATATTGCTGAGATTGTGCGTTAATTTTTAGAGTGATTGACAAGCTAAATCAATATTCCATTAATTGGTTTAagggaaaattggaaaaattgGACACTTTGAACTTTTATTTGTCATAATAGGATTTCTGATATTTTGGGTAATTCTGGACATATTTTACCCTTTTTTTAtggaaaaaatagtaaactgaattttaaaaatgttaaaaaaatatcaaaactattggaaacataagtatgacaatatatatgtttaaattgttttttttttaaatgaatcatattttatttcatcttcTAGCTACAGTTACAATACTCATTCTAGTCATCTACTTAGTCTAGAAATCGGCTACTAATgtttatacatagatatatctTTGGTATACAACGTAACCtatcttttcttatatattctaacCAAAGCTAGGTTACGTtacgttataatcaagaaagatgtctTTCTTATACCTTTAGCTTGATAACGACATATAGCCACAATGCGTTGATATACCCTATCTATATTTGGAGCCATGATATGGTCTGTCTTTTACCTTATGTGGCGCCTAGGGAAGAATATGTTTCACATCTACTCTACTGTATTCTGACTTACATAGGTTATACATTCTACAGGAAATccgaaaaatatggaaacttccataatCGGTTAAAGATGTTTCCTAAATGTAAACTAAATCTTCCCTAAATATCTCCAAGAATATTTTCTCCCACGTTTTTCTCCTTCTCCCACGATCTTTTGTCGTCgttctttgtgtttctctcttcttcatcgacataatcatctctcttttctctatcaATACAACATGGTTCTAATCTATGTCAAATCGGGTGAATGGATGTGTAGTCGCGGTGATGACTGGAGTTTCGTGGTAGACAAAGAAAGGCGTGGTCGAATGGTAACATTAGCAACTACTACTACGTTGAAGCAGCTCAAGATAACGGTGTGTGAGGATTATGGGGTGGACCATAATGCCATTAATGCCGAGTTCAGTTATTCGTTGTTGAATCAAAAAGGGAATCCTCCAATTATTATCACCAATGATCGGCAAGCATCTAATTTTGTGGGCTATGCAAAGAGGGAATCGTCTACTACCTTGTGTGTGATGTTCTCTGTTTCTGGTGTAAATCAAAAGGAACGAGTCAATATCGATTTGAATAAGGAGCCTTGTGATTCAAGTaatgttgaggatgaagaagttccTGAGATAAATCGAGCAGAGTTTGTCAAGCCGTCAAAGGAGTCTTTTGTTAAAAGAACGAATCATGTCGCTGCGGATGGTTGCGGTGCTTTAAGGAGTGAAAACATTGAACTTTGTCAAAACAATGGAGACAGTGATAAGGATGGTCGAGCTTGGAGAGGAGACTTCGTGAAGAAGGATCAAATTTTCACAAGTAAAGGGGTTCTGAAGGCAACAATGGAAATTTTGGCGATGAAGAATAATTTCGATTACACTGTTATCAAATCCACGAGAAAATGGTGGTATATTCGATGTAAGGATGCATTGTGCAACTGGACTGTGCGTGCAGAAGGAATAGATGGGTCTACATATTTCATGATCAACCAATGTGATGGAAGACATTCATGTGCTCCTTCAAAGAAAAGGAAATTCGGAAAAACAGCATCTGCAAGAACAATTGGGACTCTGATACAACATCGATTTGATGATGCAAACGATGGCCCAAAACCGAATGACATCATTCAATTTATGAGAATGGAGCATAGTTGTGAGATTACTTATTGGCACGCTTGGGAAGCTCGTGAGTTTGCTATTGCAGCTGCTAGAGGTATACCAGATCGCAGTTACTCTAAAATACCAGCATATTTGCATATGATTAAAGAAGCAAATCCTGGTACGCATACTCACTACGAAACTAATGAGAAGGGAAGATTCATGTATCTATTTATGTCATTTGGGCAATCAGTTAGAGGATTCTACAATGCAATGCGAAGGGTGATTGTCGTTGACGGaacttttctgaaaaataaatacaaagggACACTTCTTGTTGCTACTGCTGTAGATGGTAACTCTAATTTGTATCCGATTGCATTTGGGGTTGTTGATTCAGAGAATGACGATTCATGGGGGTGGTTCTTCAGACAGTTGAAAGTGGTTATTGCTGATTGTCAAGATCTAGCTTTTGTCTCAGATAGAAATGCGTCTATTTCTAAAGCTATTGGGACTGTCTACCCTCGATCAGCACATGGAATTTGCATTCATCACTTATTGACCAATGTGGTCTCATTTTTCAAGACAAAAGGATTGACTGCGTTGGTGGAAAAGGCTTCACGGGCATATAGGTACACTGAATTTCAAGAACGTATCACCGAAATTTTTGATATGAGTCCTGAGCTTGGAAGATATCTACGGGAGGCTGATGTGCGCAAATGGGCTCGTTCTCTCTTCCCTGGCTCCAGGTATGACATTAGGACCACGAACCCTGCAGAGTCTATAAATTCAGTTCTTAGAATACCTAGAGAATATCCGGTTATTCCTTTGCTTGATAGTATAAGAGAACTGTTGACTCGATGGTTCTATGAGCGTCGCTTGTTAAGCTCAAAGCATGTAGATCCTTTAACCGCTaaggtggagagaaagattgaTAGGAGAATTGTGAAGGCAAAAGGATTCCAGGTTTACAAGGTTGACAACTTCAGATCGGTTGTAAAAGGAGACATATATGATTGTCATGTTGATTTGGAAAGAAGAACATGCACATGTGGTAAGTATGATATAGGAAAAATTCCTTGCCGACACGCCATTCCTGCAATTTATTCACGAGGTATGGAAGTATAAACACATGAATACTtgagaattatttattttcgggattttcatcatatagactTCATATTGATCAAGTTTTTTTTGAGATTGACAGGTATGGAAGTGCACAGATTCACTGACGCCTTATACAGCACTGCAGCGTGGAGAACCGCCTATGCAGATTCCATTAATCCAATAGCAGTTCTAGAGTCTGAATGGAATGTCCCTGCTGAGGTTAAACTTGCAAAGGTTTTACCACCAAAGACAAGAAAGAGTGCTGGTCGACCAGTAAAGAGAAGGtatgaatcagtagaagacaagaTCGCATCTTCTCAAGGATCAAGGAAGAATAAAAAGCATAAGTGCAGCCGTTGTGGAACTGAAGGACACAAGAGAGGAACATGCGATTTACCCATCTAGTTTGTTATGTGTCTGCAtctgtctctgttttttttcttattgctTTTGAAACTATTTGATCTTCTGTTTAAGAACCTATTTGACAATTTGGTATTTGCTAAACTATAGAGACAAATCGATTTATTCTAGTAACAACCAAAGTATTTGCAAAATAATTCGTTTCAGTAGATGATGATCACCTCGAAATAACAAGAAACATGGTCTTAACttctttgaaaaaaagaaacaacaagtTGAGGAAGCACATAAAAGTAGTTGTGCGCGAAGTCGCTGCCTTTGTTGAACATCATGCATAGATATGGTACAAGAAGACcatcaccaaacaacacacaaacaaagcTTTTATGCCCCTTAGTTCCCTAATGCATTCCGAGGTCTTCTCTTCGTAATGGCACATTGCATCTTCCATCTCTTGAATTCTACTCTCATGGCGTGTCATCATGGCCTCACCAGCTCTCACTGATTTCTGAAACTCGGAATTGTCAACGAGTAACACGTCAAACAGGTCTTGGAAGTCTTCAATCTCCTCAACAACTGACTTGTCAGTCCATTTGAACAAGTGGGTTTTGTCCTTCATCAGTAACATCCAATACACAATTAGATTGACTAATTCTACTCTCATCGGACAACAAGGAGACAGTTATATGATAACACGACTAACCTTCTGAGATCCCAAAGGACAACAATGAAATAATCTTCCCggattttgaattgtttttgaaGTGAAACGATTCACTGCCTCACCGCAATTGCATCTTGTGGGAATTCCCCGTTGTTTCGCGAGGCGATCTCTTGTAGTGGATGAAGAATTTACTGAAGACATGAGGGAGTCGATCTCCAACTTTTCGCCGCTGCAATCTCTCTGTCGAGGAAGAATGAGGAAGAAAAGTGATTAGgtcaaaaaaataaccaaaactaCGTCGTTTCATACTCCCATAACGCGTATTCTAGCTAAGGCAGAGCAGAAAAAAGTCACTAAATTTATCGATAACACCACAAGAACTTTGTCTTTGAACCCTCTAAATTAGTGTTTAAACATCTATCAAACATAGTGGACGGACGTACTTAGATAGTGACCAATGTACAATAATCAATAAATAGGTGTGTGTTTGAGGCGTTGGATTAATTTGTACTTTGGTTTTAGTTAAGGGTTTGGTTAGAGTATGTCTACGGTTATGGttttagagtttgtttagggttAAGGGTTTGACTATGAATTACGGATTTAGGGTTTGTTTAGGGTATGATTAAGAATCATTATTGTATTatggttttagggtttggttAGGGTATGTCTATGGTTATGGTTTTAGTTAAGGgtttgtttagggtttgggtcCTCAGGTTTTATGATTTTGTAGCACACAATTCTTTATAGGgttgtttcataatttatacAAAATCAAATCTAGAGTTGTTTCTTAATTCAAATCAAATACCAAAGCCAAAGTTGTTTTCTAATTCTAACAAACCAAACTACTAAAATCACAGTTAATCAATCATCCTCGAGGTCAAAGACCTCAGACCTCTCCCATGGTGAAGGCACATATCGTGTCATAACCTCAGCAAAGATGGGGTCGTGTGCAGCCTCCCATAAGTCCACTCCAATCTTCTGTCTACAACCCATAATGATTTCATCATCCACTAAACTGACGTCAAGACCAAGCAGCGAGCATTCCAAGTGCTTCAGAGCGTATGCACCGCAATCACAACAACTTTTGTTCAATCTCAACTTCATAGGCACATCCACGATAGAATATGATGAGAGGAGTAGCTGCTTCTGTCTTTCTTGTGGTGCAACGGACTTCACTATCCTAGGAATGATAGCAGCAAACTTCTCAACGTACTGTCTGTTCTTTCCCCGACCGCAATCAAAGACTTCCACTTTTCTTTCAATGATGTTTACACAGACACCAACCCAGTGATTACCTGCGTTCGAGTccacaaaaatatgtaaacgaAGAAATGTATACTAGGATGTAAAAAGAACTGAATGGTTACCATTTACAAACAGAGGAAAGTAGAGTCGATCAACATCAACACCCCAAACTAGATCAGTCTGCCCATGAGATGGAAGCTCTCCTCTGCCGTACCCAAGAAGGAAATCAGGCAATTGATAGGcttttttgtttggtaaaaaCTTCTTGTATGCAGCGTCTACTTGGAGGCAAAACATAGCACTCATGAAAGCAACACGGCGAGGGGCCCAACGATTCAATGTAGTGTTCACACGCCATATAAACATAACCGCATCCATCTCCTAAAAATTTACAATGAAAGTTAAGTAATATAGCATATAAGAAGTATTAGGAAGATAAATTCACTAAAGGTTAGTACAAGATTCATTACCTCGTTTCCAAGCCATTTTCCAGCACTTACTACTCTTGTAGCTACAGACAAATTAAAGCATGTAGGACCAATTGTTAAAGGTATAGGCTTTAATGCCCATTCCGTGAATCCTTTCCATGACTCTTCGGAGATATAATAAAGTGACGCCTGCGGAGAAGCATCTTCTGGCAATGGTGAATCGCTAAGCTGAAGTCCATGACCTTTTCTTTTGCACCATTTCTCCCACTGTGACGGCGGTGGAGCTGTATTCATCTCtgtcttttctttctttactgGATTATCCACTGAACCTCGGACCGAAGTCATTGGAGTCCaccagtcttcttcttttttgtcctGAGATGGATC contains these protein-coding regions:
- the LOC106378526 gene encoding uncharacterized protein LOC106378526, which gives rise to MVLIYVKSGEWMCSRGDDWSFVVDKERRGRMVTLATTTTLKQLKITVCEDYGVDHNAINAEFSYSLLNQKGNPPIIITNDRQASNFVGYAKRESSTTLCVMFSVSGVNQKERVNIDLNKEPCDSSNVEDEEVPEINRAEFVKPSKESFVKRTNHVAADGCGALRSENIELCQNNGDSDKDGRAWRGDFVKKDQIFTSKGVLKATMEILAMKNNFDYTVIKSTRKWWYIRCKDALCNWTVRAEGIDGSTYFMINQCDGRHSCAPSKKRKFGKTASARTIGTLIQHRFDDANDGPKPNDIIQFMRMEHSCEITYWHAWEAREFAIAAARGIPDRSYSKIPAYLHMIKEANPGTHTHYETNEKGRFMYLFMSFGQSVRGFYNAMRRVIVVDGTFLKNKYKGTLLVATAVDGNSNLYPIAFGVVDSENDDSWGWFFRQLKVVIADCQDLAFVSDRNASISKAIGTVYPRSAHGICIHHLLTNVVSFFKTKGLTALVEKASRAYRYTEFQERITEIFDMSPELGRYLREADVRKWARSLFPGSRYDIRTTNPAESINSVLRIPREYPVIPLLDSIRELLTRWFYERRLLSSKHVDPLTAKVERKIDRRIVKAKGFQVYKVDNFRSVVKGDIYDCHVDLERRTCTCGKYDIGKIPCRHAIPAIYSRGMEVHRFTDALYSTAAWRTAYADSINPIAVLESEWNVPAEVKLAKVLPPKTRKSAGRPVKRRYESVEDKIASSQGSRKNKKHKCSRCGTEGHKRGTCDLPI